The Prunus persica cultivar Lovell chromosome G8, Prunus_persica_NCBIv2, whole genome shotgun sequence genome includes a region encoding these proteins:
- the LOC18768141 gene encoding auxin-induced protein AUX28 codes for MGFEETELRLGLPGNGGSHEGDQAAAVTMRKRGFSETESSEDEISCETSCVDLKLNLSNSKEQAITTGKDVTEKSKTNKDNKLDLPAADPAKPPAKAQVVGWPPVRSFRKNMFTALQKSPSDKESEHNKGSSNAVTLVKVSMDGAPYLRKVDLKMYKSYPELSDALAKMFSSFAIGNCGSQGMKDFMNESKLMDVLKGSDYIPTYEDKDGDWMLVGDVPWEMFVESCKRLRIMKGKEAVGLAPRAMEKCKNRS; via the exons GGCTAGGGTTACCAGGAAATGGTGGAAGCCATGAAGGAGATCAAGCGGCAGCGGTGACGATGAGGAAGAGAGGGTTCTCTGAAACTGAGAGCAGTGAGGATGAGATCAGCTGTGAGACAAGCTGTGTGGATTTGAAGCTTAACCTTTCTAATTCTAAGGAGCAGGCAATAACTACTGGGAAAGATGTAACTGAAAAGTCCAAGACCAACAAGGACAACAAACTTGATCTCCCAGCTGCTGATCCTGCAAAGCCTCCAGCCAA gGCACAAGTTGTGGGCTGGCCACCGGTGCGATCGTTCCGAAAGAACATGTTCACGGCGTTGCAGAAGAGCCCGAGTGATAAAGAAAGTGAGCACAACAAGGGCAGCAGCAATGCAGTGACGTTGGTGAAGGTGAGCATGGATGGCGCACCCTACCTTCGCAAAGTGGACTTGAAGATGTACAAGAGTTACCCTGAGCTCTCTGATGCCCTAGCCAAAATGTTCAGCTCCTTCGCCATCg GAAACTGTGGATCCCAAGGAATGAAGGATTTCATGAATGAAAGCAAGCTGATGGATGTGCTCAAGGGTTCTGATTACATTCCAACATATGAAGACAAGGATGGTGATTGGATGCTGGTTGGCGATGTCCCATGGGA GATGTTTGTTGAATCATGCAAGAGATTGCGCATAATGAAGGGCAAAGAGGCTGTTGGGCTGG CACCAAGGGCCATGGAGAAATGCAAGAACAGAAGCTAA